One Nerophis ophidion isolate RoL-2023_Sa linkage group LG06, RoL_Noph_v1.0, whole genome shotgun sequence genomic region harbors:
- the LOC133554381 gene encoding oocyte zinc finger protein XlCOF8.4-like, protein MVMEEPQPFHIKKEEEYPLITHFAKEEEDPLPHHIKEEEDQLTSHIKEEEEKHSISQEGEHFEGLQEGDVTKMPLTGVIVKSEDDEVKGESEEKRGAEPPSSSSTQHMTTEADGDHCGGSPADKILAPLSDSDNTTSHSSDTDDEDCEDDKTSHTDNTHLTCSHCDKAFKWRSNLKVHMRIHTGEKPFSCAECGKCFAQNNCLKIHTRTHTGEKPYSCSVCGKGFARSDHLRMHVSLHTGEKTFSCSVCGKDFARNSYLKIHLKLHTGEKSFICSVCGKGFAQQSNLKRHTRMHTGEKNVFLSSL, encoded by the coding sequence ATGGTAatggaggagccacagcccttccacattaagaaggaagaggaatacccactgatcaCACATTTTgcaaaggaagaggaggacccactgccCCATCACATTAAAGAGGAGGAGGACCAACTGAcctctcacattaaagaggaagaggagaaacacagcatcagtcaggagggagagcattTTGAAGGACTGCAGGAGggtgatgtcaccaagatgccattGACTGGtgtgattgtgaagagtgaagatgatgaggtcaaaggtgaaagtgaggagaagagaggggcagagcctccaagcagcagctcaactcaacacatgacaacagaagctgatggagaccactgtggaggatcaccaGCAGACAagatcttagctccactatcagatagtgacaacacaacgtctcactcttctgacactgatgatgaagactgtGAAGATGATAAGACatctcacactgacaacacacacttgacgtgttctcactgtgacaaagcTTTCAAATGGCGTAGTAATctcaaagtacacatgagaatacatactggggAAAAACCCTTTTCCTGCGCAGAATGTGGTAAATGTTTTGCACAAAATAATTGTCTGAAAATACATACAAGGAcccacactggagaaaaaccctattcctgttcagtctgtggtaaaggttttgcgcGAAGTGATCATCTGAGAATGCACGTAAGTTTGCACAcgggagaaaaaactttttcctgttcagtctgcggtaaagattttgcACGAAATAGTTATCTGAAAATACACTTAAAattgcacactggagaaaaatcatttatctgttcagtctgtggtaaaggttttgcacaacaaagtaatctgaaaagacacacaagaatgcacactggagaaaaaaatgttttcctgtcCAGTCTGTAG